A single Cannabis sativa cultivar Pink pepper isolate KNU-18-1 chromosome 7, ASM2916894v1, whole genome shotgun sequence DNA region contains:
- the LOC115696632 gene encoding uncharacterized protein LOC115696632 produces the protein MGDFNDYINLDDKIGGDTSRTPSGQFQNFLDSFALHALSFTGNPFTWTNKQNQQFHTQEHIDWGISNTEWDSLFPKHHLLHGDYFGSDHRPLILNLHHTPTSQNHNTRFFFDKLWLSEPDFEDCLRHAWTSNLHSNTTDYTLRNGRTVPILTLKSKEMLSNSPMIKPPGSDGFHDTFFQKNWHIVGHDVLLAAKGFLNGDANIGAINHTVIVLIPKHSHPQQVTDYRPISLCTTLYKIISRVLANRLKPILSRIISPTQSAFLPDRLISDNIIISQEVFHALSHRKNGRTGWMAIKLDMAKAFDRVEWRFIRQIMSKFNFPARFINLVMACISTVSFSFSINHQVLGRVIPSRGIHQGDPLSPYLFLLCSEGLSSLISQKTLTNNSRNQGLGLKISHTAPIISHLFFADDSLLFNPSSPSAATTIKDILQDYSSALGQMVNYSKSSLFFSPNTNENIKIHITSVLGIPIRNSFEKYLGLPQTFGRTKKEVFNYLKDHVWSHLNKWNSKHFSKGGKEILLKAVVQAIPSYAMSCFKLPASFHSKIESMMPCFWWGGTESNRKNHWKKWSSLSRSKFHGGLGFRSMKAFNQAMLAKQAWRLLQAPHSLVATILKACRPSLVWISVSWGKELLVSGLRKSIGNGASTSIYNDAWIPGYGKVNYLKHLSDGSSNVSNLITPSHQWDSNRIRTIFPVDISQAIESIPLLPLYPDTYYWPYTTHGNYSVNTGYHKAHSLMSKDDPTPSDTMASQTWWKKMWTQTIPPKVKLFIWRTFYDILPKSYNLHKRKSIPSPNCCRCQHHMETLEHAIFRCLTVQKVWKLTQFSSFIFKYMELTCREIVHVAASSLTDRDYQFFLCLLWKIWHCRNDYLHHQKLSAPAHVIQSTSDYLDLYQQNNRHSLTSGTHPSYTVADSYEAPSSFNLKLSVNAAQNTTTNKTGFGMALFNNMGDLLLGANHHLLLNRFAKDIKNFLSYLPNATFVHISREQNEDAHRLAKFSLGLDQEESNVLGNFYSVGEEAKKQRMSRILKVKV, from the exons ATGGGTGATTTTAATGACTATATAAATCTGGATGATAAAATTGGGGGGGACACATCTCGCACCCCATCTGGCCAGTTTCAAAATTTCCTTGACTCTTTCGCTCTCCATGCTCTCAGTTTTACTGGCAACCCTTTCACATGGACAAATAAACAAAATCAGCAATTCCATACCCAAGAGCATATCGACTGGGGGATTTCTAACACTGAATGGGATTCTTTGTTCCCAAAGCATCATCTTCTCCATGGAGATTACTTTGGATCCGATCATCGCCCCCTAATTTTGAACCTTCATCACACACCAACCTCCCAAAATCATAATACCCGCTTCTTTTTTGATAAACTTTGGTTGTCTGAACCGGACTTTGAAGATTGTCTTCGTCATGCTTGGACTTCGAACCTTCATAGCAATACTACCGATTACACCTTGCGAAATGGAAGAA CTGTCCCTATACTGACACTGAAATCAAAAGAGATGCTTTCCAACTCGCCAATGATAAAGCCCCCCGGATCTGATGGCTTTCACGACACCTTTTTCCAAAAAAACTGGCATATTGTTGGGCATGATGTTCTACTAGCCGCTAAAGGTTTTCTGAATGGGGATGCAAACATTGGTGCCATCAACCACACGGTTATTGTGCTCATTCCTAAGCATTCCCACCCCCAACAAGTGACTGATTATCGTCCCATCAGCCTCTGTACGACTCTGTACAAAATCATCTCTAGAGTTCTTGCCAACCGGCTTAAGCCTATTCTCAGTCGTATTATATCACCTACTCAAAGTGCTTTTCTTCCTGATAGATTAATTTCGGATAACATTATTATCAGCCAAGAAGTTTTTCATGCTTTATCCCATCGAAAAAATGGCCGAACTGGTTGGATGGCCATCAAATTGGATATGGCAAAAGCATTTGATCGAGTCGAATGGAGATTCATCAGGCAGATCATGTCCAAGTTCAATTTTCCTGCTCGCTTCATCAACCTTGTGATGGCTTGCATTTCGACTGTTTCTTTCTCCTTCTCTATTAATCATCAAGTTCTGGGAAGAGTCATACCATCTAGGGGAATCCACCAAGGTGATCCTTTGTCCCCTTATCTCTTTCTACTTTGCTCGGAAGGTCTTTCTTCCCTCATTTCCCAGAAGACACTGACCAATAACTCACGTAACCAAGGACTTGGTCTCAAGATTTCCCACACTGCCCCAATCATATCTCATCTTTTCTTTGCGGACGACAGTCTTCTCTTCAACCCTTCTTCTCCAAGTGCCGCCACCACAATCAAGGATATATTGCAGGATTATAGTTCAGCATTGGGCCAGATGGTCAATTACAGCAAGTCATCTCTCTTTTTCTCACCCAACACTAATGAGAACATCAAAATCCATATCACTTCTGTCTTGGGTATTCCCATTCGAAATTCCTTTGAGAAATATCTGGGGCTTCCCCAAACTTTTGGGAGAACTAAAAAAGAGGTTTTCAATTACCTTAAAGATCATGTCTGGTCACATCTGAACAAATGGAACTCAAAGCACTTTTCAAAAGGTGGAAAAGAAATTCTTCTGAAAGCTGTGGTTCAGGCGATTCCATCTTATGCCATGTCTTGTTTCAAGTTGCCTGCCTCTTTTCATTCAAAGATCGAGTCCATGATGCCTTGTTTTTGGTGGGGAGGAACTGAAAGCAACCGAAAAAATCATTGGAAAAAATGGTCCTCACTCAGTCGCTCAAAATTTCATGGAGGACTTGGTTTTCGCTCAATGAAGGCCTTTAATCAAGCGATGTTGGCAAAGCAAGCTTGGCGCTTACTTCAAGCACCCCACTCTCTTGTTGCTACCATACTTAAAGCCT gcCGACCTTCACTTGTTTGGATTAGTGTCTCCTGGGGAAAGGAACTTCTAGTTTCAGGACTTCGAAAATCAATAGGTAATGGTGCAAGTACTTCAATATACAATGATGCTTGGATCCCTGGATACGGTAAAGTCAACTACCTCAAACACCTCTCAGACGGAAGTTCAAATGTATCAAATCTTATAACCCCGTCTCATCAATGGGATTCAAATCGTATTAGAACCATTTTTCCTGTTGATATTAGTCAAGCCATTGAATCTATTCCACTCTTGCCCCTATACCCTGATACCTATTACTGGCCATACACAACACATGGAAATTATTCTGTAAATACAGGTTACCATAAAGCCCATTCCTTAATGAGTAAAGATGATCCCACCCCTTCGGATACCATGGCTAGCCAAACCTGGTGGAAAAAGATGTGGACACAAACAATCCCACCTAAAGTTAAGCTCTTCATTTGGAGAACCTTTTACGACATCCTTCCCAAAAGCTACAATCTGCATAAGAGAAAGTCCATCCCTTCACCAAATTGTTGTCGTTGTCAACATCACATGGAGACCCTAGAGCATGCTATTTTCAGATGTTTGACTGTCCAAAAGGTATGGAAATTGACCCAATTCtcttcttttatatttaaatatatggaACTAACTTGCAGGGAAATTGTTCATGTGGCCGCTTCATCTCTCACGGATAGAGACTACCAATTTTTCCTTTGTTTGCTTTGGAAGATTTGGCATTGCAGGAATGATTATCTCCATCACCAGAAGCTATCGGCACCAGCTCATGTGATCCAATCAACCTCTGATTATTTGGATCTGTATCAACAAAATAACAGGCATTCACTCACATCGGGGACCCATCCTTCTTATACAGTAGCAGATAGTTACGAAGCCCCTTcatcttttaacttaaaactgTCTGTAAATGCTGCCCAGAACACAACAACAAACAAGACAGGTTTTGGTATGGCGCTCTTCAACAACATGGGGGATTTGCTTCT TGGTGCTAATCATCATTTGCTCTTAAACAGATTTGCAAAGGACATTAAAAACTTCCTATCTTATCTTCCTAATGCTACTTTTGTACATATTTCTAGGGAGCAAAATGAAGATGCTCATCGTCTTGCAAAGTTTTCATTAGGCCTAGATCAGGAA GAAAGCAATGTACTGGGTAATTTTTATTCAGTTGGAGAAGAAGCGAAGAAGCAAAGAATGAGCAGAATACTGAAAGTGAAAGTCTGA